One Edaphobacter lichenicola DNA window includes the following coding sequences:
- a CDS encoding VTT domain-containing protein: MPIALAFFVHYAYLIVFLWVLVEQVGIPIPSIPILLTAGTLSATHTISHLYVVIAVLFACLIADTIWFALGRRFGNSVLKLLCRLSFEASTCVSKTEGYFTRRGPVTLLFAKFVPGLSTVAAPIAGQTGMPYAKFLMWDLAGSLLWGETFILAGRFFGDVAKKSAPFLHWLGHFAFFIFALMVLGFLAHRIWKQRKFLQQVRELRLEPTELKAMLDAAEASGNTPPFIVDLRHPLDYLPDPRVLPGALRIGPNELKAHSEIIPRDRDVILYCTCPSEETSAKLALQLHKMGVYRVRPLRGGFDGWKEAGFPLVDYVTEAPSADVVQEILPADSKSAVPSM; this comes from the coding sequence ATGCCGATCGCACTCGCATTCTTCGTCCACTACGCCTACCTGATCGTATTCCTTTGGGTACTGGTGGAGCAGGTCGGCATCCCGATCCCAAGCATCCCGATCCTGCTCACCGCAGGAACCCTCAGCGCGACCCACACCATCAGCCATCTCTATGTCGTGATTGCGGTTCTGTTCGCCTGCCTCATAGCGGACACCATCTGGTTCGCTCTTGGCCGGCGCTTCGGAAACAGTGTCCTAAAGCTGCTCTGCCGCCTGTCGTTTGAAGCCTCCACCTGCGTCAGCAAGACCGAGGGCTACTTCACCCGCCGCGGCCCAGTCACTCTGCTCTTCGCGAAGTTCGTTCCCGGCCTCAGCACCGTCGCAGCCCCCATCGCCGGCCAGACCGGGATGCCCTACGCCAAGTTCCTCATGTGGGATCTCGCCGGCTCTCTCCTCTGGGGAGAGACCTTCATCCTCGCCGGCCGATTCTTCGGCGATGTCGCCAAAAAGAGCGCGCCCTTCCTGCACTGGCTCGGCCACTTTGCCTTCTTCATCTTCGCTCTGATGGTCCTGGGCTTCCTTGCTCACCGTATCTGGAAGCAGCGCAAGTTCCTCCAGCAGGTTCGCGAGCTGCGTCTGGAGCCAACTGAGTTGAAGGCGATGCTTGATGCAGCCGAAGCCAGTGGCAATACGCCTCCCTTCATCGTCGACCTGCGCCATCCCCTCGATTACCTCCCCGACCCGCGCGTGCTTCCCGGAGCGCTCCGCATCGGCCCGAACGAACTCAAGGCTCACAGCGAGATCATCCCCCGCGATCGCGATGTCATCCTCTACTGCACCTGCCCCAGCGAAGAGACCAGCGCCAAGCTTGCCCTGCAGCTGCACAAGATGGGCGTCTACCGCGTCCGTCCCCTCCGCGGTGGCTTCGATGGCTGGAAGGAAGCAGGCTTCCCGTTGGTCGATTACGTCACCGAGGCGCCAAGCGCCGATGTCGTCCAGGAGATTCTTCCGGCTGACTCCAAATCCGCCGTCCCCTCCATGTAA
- a CDS encoding HlyD family secretion protein, whose protein sequence is MPDQIDQQQEGQTAQISGAKQNPGADSQKQEDDDAPEKKSGRKFIVIAVIILLVIGAGIFYWRSTFSEDTDDAQVDGDLYQVSSRVTGQVIKVYVEDNQQIKVGDPIAEIDPRDYQVALEQAQANLASSQAAAIQATVNVPIIGVNVNTSVSTTGSDVTGSTAAVEQARKQAQAAEARVVAAKATAVKSHLDVERYTPLVEKDVISKQQYDAAVATDAANQASVLEAEATVIGQQAAVNQAIQKLAQSRFSAAQSVKTGPDQVRVQQAKANSALADVKQAQARVDQALLNLGYTHITAPTTGIVNKKNVQVGANLSIGQDVLTIIPLTNLWVTANFKETQLSKMKPGQSVTLKVDALGGRKFHGKVTQIGGATGSRLSLFPPENATGNYVKVVQRIPVRVDFTNLQQENGDYALRPGMSVTPDVEVK, encoded by the coding sequence TTGCCAGACCAAATAGATCAGCAGCAAGAAGGCCAGACCGCGCAGATCAGCGGCGCCAAGCAGAACCCAGGCGCGGATTCCCAGAAGCAGGAAGACGATGACGCTCCGGAGAAGAAATCCGGCCGTAAGTTCATCGTCATCGCGGTCATCATTCTTCTTGTCATTGGAGCCGGAATCTTCTATTGGCGCTCCACCTTCAGCGAGGACACTGACGACGCCCAGGTAGACGGCGATCTCTACCAGGTAAGCTCCCGCGTCACCGGTCAGGTCATCAAGGTCTACGTGGAAGACAATCAGCAGATCAAAGTAGGCGATCCTATCGCCGAGATCGACCCACGTGACTATCAGGTAGCCCTCGAGCAGGCACAGGCGAACCTCGCCAGCTCGCAGGCCGCTGCCATCCAGGCTACGGTTAACGTGCCCATCATAGGCGTCAATGTAAACACCAGCGTAAGCACCACCGGCTCCGATGTCACTGGCAGTACCGCGGCGGTCGAGCAGGCCCGTAAGCAGGCTCAGGCCGCAGAGGCCCGTGTCGTCGCAGCCAAGGCTACCGCGGTCAAATCGCACCTCGACGTAGAGCGCTACACGCCGCTGGTAGAAAAAGACGTCATCTCCAAGCAGCAGTATGATGCTGCCGTAGCTACCGATGCCGCCAACCAGGCCTCTGTCCTCGAGGCCGAAGCGACCGTCATTGGCCAGCAGGCTGCGGTCAATCAGGCGATCCAGAAGCTGGCCCAGTCGCGTTTTTCGGCCGCGCAATCGGTAAAAACGGGCCCCGATCAGGTGCGGGTCCAGCAAGCCAAGGCTAACTCCGCCCTCGCTGACGTCAAGCAGGCCCAGGCCAGGGTCGATCAGGCCCTGCTGAACCTCGGCTACACCCACATCACCGCTCCCACCACCGGTATCGTCAATAAAAAGAACGTTCAGGTGGGCGCAAATCTCAGCATCGGGCAAGACGTCCTGACCATCATCCCCCTGACCAACCTCTGGGTCACGGCGAACTTCAAAGAGACACAGCTCTCCAAGATGAAGCCCGGGCAGTCGGTCACCCTCAAGGTGGACGCTCTCGGAGGACGCAAGTTCCACGGCAAGGTGACGCAGATCGGCGGCGCTACCGGTTCCAGGCTCTCCCTCTTTCCCCCTGAAAACGCGACTGGAAACTACGTCAAGGTCGTCCAGCGAATTCCCGTCCGTGTCGATTTCACCAATCTGCAACAGGAAAACGGCGACTACGCCCTGCGTCCGGGCATGTCGGTTACGCCGGATGTAGAGGTCAAATAA
- a CDS encoding energy transducer TonB, whose product MFEESLVESRVGVVSSSKRWTTVASIGLQFAFAGLVIALPLLHPEVLPFSVEAPKMLLPLLPKPPAPPLRVERVTEAASSFAAAAPPQPAILPARLPGRGVAAEEEPSLLDPGSMGMPYGLPIGLSVRECGPHPGVSVGPGVGSGGALHKTINVSTGVSQGLLIAPIRPVYPAIARAAHVEGTVVVEAVISRGGTIESLHVLSGPVMLQSAAMDAIRVARYRPYRLNGEAVDVQTTITVNFRMGG is encoded by the coding sequence ATGTTTGAGGAGAGTCTTGTTGAGTCGCGTGTTGGTGTAGTGTCGTCGAGCAAACGTTGGACGACCGTGGCGTCGATCGGCTTGCAGTTTGCCTTTGCCGGCCTTGTGATCGCTTTGCCCTTGCTGCATCCGGAGGTGCTGCCGTTTTCTGTGGAAGCGCCGAAGATGCTGCTGCCGTTGTTGCCGAAGCCGCCTGCGCCTCCGTTGCGGGTGGAGCGGGTTACGGAGGCTGCTTCGAGTTTTGCGGCGGCGGCTCCGCCTCAGCCGGCGATCCTCCCGGCGCGGCTACCGGGCAGAGGGGTTGCGGCGGAGGAAGAGCCTTCGCTCCTCGATCCCGGCAGCATGGGGATGCCCTATGGGTTGCCGATTGGGCTTAGCGTGAGAGAGTGTGGGCCGCATCCTGGTGTGTCGGTTGGGCCGGGAGTGGGTTCGGGGGGAGCTCTGCATAAGACGATTAACGTCTCGACAGGGGTCTCGCAGGGATTGTTGATTGCGCCGATTCGTCCGGTGTATCCGGCGATTGCCAGGGCTGCTCATGTGGAGGGGACGGTGGTCGTGGAGGCGGTGATCTCGCGAGGCGGAACCATCGAGAGTCTGCACGTACTGAGCGGGCCGGTGATGCTGCAAAGCGCGGCAATGGATGCCATACGAGTGGCGCGATACCGGCCTTACCGGTTGAACGGGGAGGCTGTGGATGTTCAGACGACGATCACGGTTAATTTTCGGATGGGAGGTTGA
- a CDS encoding Dps family protein yields MAVVIKKASSSAAKVAPHWHAQAKEIQKYGSVVEDMPHPLSAKVRADMVAQLNQLLADSITLRDMYKKHHWQVAGPTFYQLHLLFDKHFDEQIEMVDTIGERIQLLGGVTIAMGSDVAEITRIQPPPRGREEVPVQISRLLDAHKIIIQSCLDISEAADKAGDQGTNDLVVSDILRPNELQSWFIGQHLVEMPLVLEK; encoded by the coding sequence ATGGCAGTTGTAATCAAGAAGGCAAGTTCGAGCGCCGCGAAGGTAGCGCCGCACTGGCATGCACAGGCGAAGGAGATCCAGAAGTACGGCTCGGTGGTCGAGGACATGCCTCACCCATTGAGCGCGAAGGTCCGGGCCGACATGGTCGCCCAGCTTAACCAGCTCCTGGCTGACTCCATCACACTGCGCGATATGTACAAGAAGCACCACTGGCAGGTAGCAGGACCGACCTTCTACCAGCTTCATCTTCTCTTCGACAAGCACTTCGACGAACAGATCGAGATGGTCGACACCATTGGGGAGCGCATTCAGCTTCTGGGCGGCGTCACCATTGCCATGGGCAGCGACGTGGCGGAGATCACCCGTATCCAGCCGCCGCCTCGCGGCAGGGAAGAGGTGCCCGTCCAGATCTCCCGCCTCCTCGACGCCCACAAGATCATCATCCAAAGCTGCCTCGACATCTCCGAGGCAGCCGATAAGGCGGGCGACCAGGGCACCAACGATCTGGTCGTCAGCGATATTCTTCGTCCCAATGAACTGCAATCCTGGTTCATCGGCCAGCATCTGGTAGAGATGCCTTTGGTCCTGGAAAAGTAG